The genomic window ttaggggagatacttctattgcttcctatatacaggagttacagcacaaactacgtgaacttcatgaatccggagctgcagtacaagctggaccactagacttttctctgcatgacctgaacccaggagacaaagtgtatattgagagccagatctagagatgggaggtcctgggttccaatgtggcctctgacccttcctagttgagtgatcctgggcacgtttaggcaaaataaataaataaacaaagtcGCTAATAGCAAGAataaccatttctttttccagctcattttacaggggagaaaactgaggcagatggggtTATGGGTTACACATCTAATAGGTGTCagaggctagacttgaattcCCAAAGATGAGAGTCTTTCTCacttcaggcctggttctctgtgCATTCCATCATCGAGCTATCATATCACACTATAGACTCGTCTCAATATCGGAGTCCcctgaaaagaattttttaaataaataaatcatttttaaatggttGTACTTTGCATTTCCCTATTCACTCCCCGTTCATTTATCCCTGTTCCACATCGGCTGGTTAGTTTgtctgtagcataccaggcatgttagcatctgggaagtatgattgatgtattggtATTGTACTACctgacacatggtcagacctcttgatggtcattgcatggaaagggacagtccaaaagACTAGCATAGGATgggcaaattcatgggctgggcCTTGATGGCCCTGGCTCGGaatacattcatttgcaaagcgtgggttggattaatctccacctctttgatcttgtcattgtcaattcaaccaatgttaaaacatATGCCATGTTAAGTATTTGTGGATCATCTCCCAATACACATTCCTAAAACccccaataaatactggggaacaaaCATgaaactctctctctcacacttactcttactctccctctcttccctcctcctctcttactTCCTCTTCTCTTACAGCTCTTACTTCCTGTATCTTCAAAGTGCTTCCAACCAATgctcagactctcttgtctataggagGCACCAAGGAATTGTGACTCCCCCATTTTTCtagcagactctcttgtctatagaGTATCAAGGAGTTGGTACTCtccacctattctcttattcctcataCTTCCTCGGAGTTCGTGTTACTCCCCATGTTTTGAACCTGCTGTCTTTGAGTCtgtattattctcccatttccttagtctCCTCTCTCCActtcaggttattacccacagataaataatataggactccCATGGGGGGTCGCTATACTGTCCAAGGCCCTCACCTGGGGAGATGGGCTTCTCTTCCAGTGGGTCCAAAATCCCATCCAGCTACACGGTGGGAGGGTGGCGGTGTATTGCCTAAATCTGCTTTTGTTCAACTAAATGATACCTGCTGCTAAACAGTCCCGGGCCGAGTCCCTGGTCCCGGGGCACTCCCAGGAGCCCTTCCAAGCCCACAACAATGGATTGGGGATTCCTCTTTGATTCTGTCCATCCAACCCAGCGGAATCCCTCTTCTTGTGTTCTTGCCTAGTTCCCATCTAGGAAATCTAGAAAAGCACGGAAGAGCTTGCCACACGCTtggctaaaatctaggtaaacagAACTggcaaaaaagaaactgagattatTAGCCTGGCATGATCAGTTCCAGGTAAAGCCAGTCTGGAAGCTCatccttcttttcctcagtgtttgCCGATTGGCTCTTAAATGATCTGTTCTGGAATTATCCCAGGAAATAAAATCAAGCTGGCTGAACTCATAGGTTTCAGGCTGTTctcatcacctttttttttttaattctaccttccatcttggaatcaatactgtgtattggttccaaggagaagagcaataagggttaggcaatgagggtgaagtgacttgcccagggtcacacagctaggcagtgtctggggtcacatctgaaccccggacctcctgtctctaaacttGGCTCGCcacaatccactgaaccacctagctggaCCCTCTCAAcacttttcaaaaaagaaatagaggacgTTTGACCTCCTCGAGTCCAATGGTGCCTCTCCCAGTCTTCACAAACTTTTCTGTATCACAGACAGGGGTTCGTTAGTCACGGCAACCACTTTGAGGATCTGTGGATTCTGTGTATCTGGACCAGgtgatttaaaatctaattcattatcttttccccccaaATCCTCCCTTCTGCCCATCTTTCCCATCACTGTCAACAATCCCTCTACCCTCCCAGTCCCCCAGGCTCCCACCATGGCTGTCATCTCACACAGTTCCACATCCAAGCTGCCACCAAGTCCAGCTGTTTCGGTGATCTGAATCATCAAGGGCAGCTGAGTGGGATCTCAACCAATTGATCAACAAACATCTGtcaggtgcctactatgtgctgggcattaGGCTAAGCGCTTGGCAGTAATCCTATTGGATTCTCACGAGGACTCTTATTGTCCTCCTACTAAGTGGACAGCATCTCCCTTACCCCACCCTGGCCAGACGCCTTTGTAGCACCGCGGACAGTTCCAGATGCCCCATTTTGGGAAGTCAAACCAACAAGCCTTACATTTCAGATGGGATGTCTGGGTATACAAAGCAGCAGAAGCCAGCTTACAGTCTAAAAGGGGAGACACCATGCAGACAaatctataataaatatatataacaaagcTGCATGAAGATCTCCGAGTTGTCTTGTTTATTACTGTAAAAATGTCTCTTCTAACTGCAGGATTCAGCAACTGCACACatgctgtgtaaccttggatgaATTTCTgctcctgggtctcagtttccccttatGTGAAAAAGAGGGATGTAGAACTTTAATGGTGTTTAATACTCATCCTGCAATCCTTGGCATAAAAACAGATTATGGCCAAGTTTGTGAAATGGTAGCCATTGAGGGATGCCCATTTGGGTCCAAGGGCTCTAAGTGTCTGGAGCGAGTTTATGACAAGGAAAGGACCCTTCCCTTCCGGGACCCTGAGTGGTGAGGGAAGCAGGCCATGAGGAGAGGGGACAACGTGAGGCTTGTACACAGGCGATATACTGTCCCAGAGAGCACCACCGCCTGGTCTCCTTGTAAAGAAAGGGACACACTTGAGACCATTTCAATTCCCAAGCATTTAATCCTGGGCCGTGGAAGATGGAGGGGGAACCCGAGCATCCCCAGACCACAACTTCACCCATGTCCCAGGCCCATTccattccccaataaataaaTGAGGACAAAGGAGAGGAGACCCTTCCAACCTCTCCCTGCCCCTATCAGGTCCCCACCTGCCTCCCCAAGGGACCCTCGTCTGTAAGACCCCACCCCTATCCCCCAGCTTAGCCCAGAGATGTAGAGCACATCATATAtacaaagggagggagggagagggcatGGTCCATTGGAGGGGAGCTGGCGTCTCCAACATCAGAGGGGACACAGGACAGGGGAAGGTCAGAAGTTTTCAGGGAGGCCTTGGAAAAGGTCCACAGGATTCCTGTGTCCAGGAAGAGGTCAGAGGCGCCACTCCCAGGGCCCCTGGGGACCAGAAAGGATCTCGTCCTAGCTGGTAGGCAAGGGGCAGGGAGTTGgcaaggagaggggagaggaaggaattcCTCAGACATGCAGGTACAGGAAGAGGTGCGCTCTCTGTGCCCCGGCAGGTGCTGGAGGTCCAACTGGGACTGGAGGCAATTCACTGGCACCCAAAAGCTCTCTTCCTTGAAGTCACTCAGCAGCCAAAGACCCAATTCTTTGGCTCCAGGAGGCGAGATGCTCTCCCTGAGAATGGGCTGAGGTCCGAGGAGGTCCACTCTCAGGCTGGGTAGATCCCTGAGCATCGCCATGGCATGAGACTGGGCAGGGGGTCCAAGGGGACTGGTTGAGGACCCAGAGAAACCCGCCCACTTCAGAGGGAAATTGGCTATGTTAGGTGGCACCTCCACCCCCTTGGTTGCCTGGCTGCTGGTGGCAACACATCTTCCAGGTACTGGAGGGCAGGGCCAGCAGCAGAAAGGAGCCTCCCCCTAGGAGCAGCAGAGCAGCGGCTGCCAGGGCACAGGCTACTGACCAGGAATACTCATAGCCCAGCCaaggggctggggctgggccgGTCCTGGCCAGCAGCGCGTGGACCCCCTGGCGGAACAGCTGGAGGCTCACCAACAACAAAACTCCTGTGGAGAGAGAACAGGAAGGAGGGCACCCATGGTCCTCTCAGAGGCCAAGGACCTCCAGggcccccacccccccaccccagggaACAGTTTAGGGAACCACAAATCCCAGAATGCAACAGTCCCTGCAAAATACTCTCCCCAGCCTGAAGTGGTCCACCAGTCAGCAGACCCTGGCCTAAGTACTATACAGGCTCtgggaactacaactcccaggGTGCAACGGCCCTTGGAGACTTCAACTCCCTACAAACCAGTGCCCTAGATTCTACTGAATGATATTGTCTCTGGAAAGCACTATTCCCAGCATGCAACTGTGCTGAATTATGCAAATAGCCTGGGTTGGGCCTGTGCTGGAATCCACCAAGCCTGCACAGACCACTCCTTACCTGAGAGGCTGAAGCAGACAGCTGCATGTGTGAGCAGGAATTCGGCCCCTTTGCTGAGCACCATGATGACACAGATGCAGCCCAGGACTGTGATAGCCAGGGCCAGAGTTGCAGTGATGGCAGCAGCTACTCCCAGCTCTGGGAAAGGAGAGGCGTCAGAGGACGCTCTATGAGAGCCTACCTTGGGGAGGCAAGCAGTGGGTCTAGTGCAAAGAGGACCCAAGCAACTTGGGGCAAGTCCCTTGGTCTctggcctcagtgtcctcatctgtaaaacgggggAGGGTGGAGTTGAGCCACATCACTTCTGAGGCCTCTTCAGGCTCCTtgagggtcacagagccagaatCCTGGCAGAGGAGGCACCTGCCCAAGTGCTAAGACCCAGACCCACCTTTCTTAGTTGTCCTCTGCAGGATCTGATTGTTCTCTCCAGTGGTGAAGAATCTGAAGTAAGAGCAGTTTGCCTCTGTGGGAGGAAGACACAGAGACTTGGGAGGGATGCTGACATTGAGGACCAGAATGaaattggagaaaggagagaggtggACAGAAGGACCAAGGGGGTGAGGAAACCACAGAGGCCAGGTTCTGATAGCTATGCAGCCCTGGGACGGGCATTGCCTTCTGAGTGGCCACTTCTGTGAAATGCAGAGAATGAGCCCCAGCCAtccaagagaggaaaaagacaaagatggagacaagggggatggggaaggagggagacgaGGGAGAGAAGAGATCCTGAGAcaaggagatagagacagagagaagaaaaagtcaaaaggGGAAGATAAGGGgtgcagctggtggctcagtggtttgagagccaggcttagagacaggagttcaaatctgaccttagattcTTCCTAGCAGTgttactctgagcaagtcacttaacccctattacctagcccttactgttcttctgccttagaactgatacacagtattggttctaatactgaaggtaagggttttcattTTAAGGattgagggagagaaggggaaaaaagagaagggggaacaGAGAAACAGGCCAGCCAGTGATAAAGACAATGAATGAGTCTGGATGAGAAAAGCAAAGGACAAAATAGGAAGACATGCAGGGAGAAGTTACTTGAGGAAAttggagaaaaagggaaattagaGAAAGTCACAAAGGcagagaaactgagaaagaagCAGAGAGGGAGACCAATGGACAGTATTGGAGGggacaaagaaagggagaagcaggaaaagaggcagacagagaagGGCAGGTACTAAAAGCAGAAGGGAGAAACAGATCtctagagaggaagagacagattggtggggggagagggagagaaagggagggagagagcaagggaagcagaggcagaaaaagagagaagaggaagacagggaaacagacagagaggaaaggagggagacagacaaagatagaggaagggagagagagagagagagagagagagagagagagagagagagagagagagagagagagagagagagagagagagagagagaggaagggaaggagagagagagagagaagaagggagggagacagagagaagaagggagggagagacagagacagagagaagaagggagggagagacagagagaggaaaggagggagagacagagagaggaaaagagagagacagagatggagagaatggagggaaggagagacagagacagagagaggaaaggagggagagagacagagacagagagatgaagggagggagacagagacagagagaagggaggaagacagagacagagagaagaagggagggagagagacagaaagaggaagggagggagagagacagaaagaggaagggagggagagacagagggacagagagaggaaaggaaggagagagacagaaagaggaagagagggagagacagagagaggaaaggagggagagacagagagaggaaaagagagagagagagagacagagatggagagaagggagggagggagagaaggaatggagagacagagagaggaaaggagggagagagacagaaagaggaagggagggagagacagagggacagagagaggaaaggagggagagagacagaaagaagaagagagggagagacagagagaggaaaggagggagagagacagagatggagagaagggagggagggagagacagagacagagagatgaagggagggagacagagacagagagaagggaggaagacagagacagagagaagaagggagggagacagagaagaagggagggagagacagagggacagagagaggaagggagggagagacagagagaagcagaagggGCTTATGGAAGCAAGATAAGGCTTAGGTAAGGAGACAGGCCAGAAAGGGGTTGGTCCTTGTATCACTGCCTTGTCCCCAAAAGAGCTTGGTCTCCTCTCTTGAGTTAGAGGTCCAGAGCCTTTTCCCAAATGGGTGGGCAGCCTGGTCTGGGCCTCTATTTCCCAGAGCTGGAGAGATGCTTGGGCTGCTTCTGTAAGGCCCCAGGGGAGGTCTGGAGAGTGTACTCTCAGTTTCCAGAGGCAGGCAGAGGTCTGGGCCCCCTTGATTCTTCTCTAAGTCACAAATGACAAACTCTCAgctttggaagggacctcagaggcatcCAGTCCAGCCCTCTCCTGAACCAGAGCCCTTTCTGCCACCTCTCAGTCTAGCATCTCTGCAGGGCTTCTCCATCACTCCCGCTTCTTCTTCTGGAGACAAAGGCTGCCTTCTCCACAGGACAGCCCTTTAGATGTCTGGAAGCAGTTCTCATATGCTGTCCTCACTTCCCCACATCCCACATTCCCAGTCCCTTCTACACGAACTCAGATTACAGACATTCAAGGCCCCTCACCATCCTGGCTGCCCTTTTCTGGACATTCTCCAACCTATCAATATCCTTCTCAAACTGTCATTACCAGAACTGAAAACTGATCTGATCTGATGAGGGCACAAGCTGTGGGGCTCTCCCTGCCCTTTCCTGCAAGCTGGGCCTCTGTTAATGTAGCCCAACATTCCATTGGCTTTTTGGCTGCCTCATCCCATGGCTGCTACTTCACGTGGAACTTATGGTCCCCTGAGAcctctagatcttttttttttttttcagaagacccgtTGCCCAGCCTAGGCACACTAGAACTCTCCTTAGGTGGCTTCAACATTGACTTTTTAAACTCAGTTATAAGACTTTCAAATGATCCCAttaaaatgcatccttttcatttCAGGCCAACCTCCTATGTTGAAACGGTCTGGGCCTCCTCTGCTTTTTTATCAGAGAGCACCCTGGCTACTTCCATGGCTCTTAGATGGGTCACAAGTCTGAGGTTTTAGTGTCTGTCCAGGTCTCTAATGGCCTGGAGGTCAGTAAGTTAATTCTGTCCCTCCTTGTTCTCTAGGCGCAGTCTGAGGTCAAGGTTTCCCCTGTCTCCCTGAGGCAGCCCGAGGTCTCTGCCTTCCAGAGaagcttctctctgtctctccaagCCAGTCCCAGGCCTGGCCTCAGGTCCTGTTCTAGGGAAGATGGCGTCTGCGCCATTTCTGTCGGTCATGTCCATGTCGAGGACCCTGAGTCCTAGAGTCAGAAGCATGAGGCGTCTCCCTTCCCCTGCGGTCAGTTATAGGTTTGGGAGTGTCTCCTTCTCCCTGGAGCTGTCAGAGATCAAAGCTGTTTCTACAGTCCTCTTCCATCACCCCATGAAGCTCAGAGGTTGGGCTGTCAATATTCCTACCTGGGGGAGGCAGAGACAGTCAGAAACCCACGTCACCTCTTGGCCTGCTCGCCAATATGTGGGAGGCAGTCAGAGGTGTCTGctgtctccccttctctctggGGGCAATCGTGTCCCAGGAGCATCTCTCTGTctcccagagaagagaagaggttcAGGGTGTCCACAAATGCTGGAGGAAGTCAGAGGTCTGGATCTCCTGACATGTCTCTAAGGCAATCTGAGCTCAAGGCTATCTCACCATCTAACCAGTCCCAGGCATCGGTCATCTGTCTGTGTCCCCAGGTCAGTAATCATTCCAGCGGGCCTCCCAGGCTCCCAGAAACTGCTGGTGATCAGGGCTATGACTACATCTCCCAGTATGTGTCAAAGGTCTcgttctctctctccatcctcaagTCAATGAAGGGGCTAGGGGCTAGGGCTgcgatggtgaaccttttagagtctGAGTGCCGAAACTGCAACTCTCATGGCGTATGTGAGCCACCCCATtaccccagaaaggggagggaagaagcgctcccattgactgctgggcagagggacaggtgatgtcCTCAGatggggtggagagggagaagggagtcaCCCTGTGGCATGTGTGCcgtaggttcaccatcactgggctaggccATCTCTAGCTATATCAGAAGCAATCTGAGGCCTGACTACCTGGGGAAGTCAGAGGCCTGGATTGAGCTCTATGCCTACCTTGGGAGCCTAGACAGGTGGTCTAGACCATCTCTGCCCCTCTCTAAAGCAGCCCAAAGTCTGGGCAGCTATCTCCCCTTCATCAAGAGGTCCAAAGTGTTAAATACCTCTACACATCCCTGGGACAATGGGAAGTCTGGGCCTCCTCTGTTTCTCTAGGGGCGGCCAGGGGTCTGGGTTGTCTCTGATCCAGCCTGGGTGGAGAGGGTCTAGGCTCAGATCCACACAGCCCTGGGGACTGCCTCTTCTTCATCTTCAGGGGAACGCAGTGCCCTGGGtcatgtctctctctccctgaggCAGGCCAAGGTCTGGGCTGCATGCCTGGCTCCCCAGGAGGTCAGAGGTATTAGCTGTCTCTCCAAGCTCCCTGTGGGGCCAAAGGTCTGGGCTCACCATATCTCTGGAGGACTTAGAGGTCTGGGCTGTCTCCGCCTCTCCCCGAAGGTAGTCAGAGGTCTGGCCTAGATACTTGTGTATTCTCCCTGTGCTGTCATCCATCTGGGCCATCATCCTATCTCCCTAGGCAACTCCGAGTTCTGGGTTCTCCCTAGGAAGCCTGGGCCACCAGCCAGCTGGACACCCGGATCTCTCCCTGGACTGGGGAACGGAGGTGAATTCGAGAGTCCGAGGGGCACGCTGgctttctgtctcctttctcttggGCAGACAGAAGGGTAGGCATCTTGAGGTCTCCCAGGAAGTCAGCAGTCTTGAGGcctcctctctatttctctaaaTCTCCCCCAGGTAACCAGCGGCCCCAGCTCACTTGCAGGTCTCCTTAGGGCAGCACGTCTTGTGCCTCAGTATCTCCCTAGGAGGCAGGGGAGTCTGAGTCTTCATGGTCTTGTTCTCCTTGAGCTGGTCTATCTCTCCTGTGCCAGGGGGACTCAGAGGTCTCTGCATTTCCTCAGAGCAGTTGGAAAGCCCAGGCTGTACTGACCTCCTCCCAGACAAGCAGAGGACGTCAGAGGCGTTTCTCCACACTGCCCAAGCAGTCAGGATTTGAGGCCATCTCTGTTTCCTAgagctctctctgcctctctgcctcagtttctctctctgcctctctgtcagtctctctccatctctgggcctctgACTCCCTTTCTCAATACTTGTGAGCCATTGACCTCATCACTTAAttgttctgggcctcagtttccatctctGTAAAAAGAGAAGGCTGGACTAACGGGTTCCAAGATCCCTTCGTGACCTAGATCCCTGCTCCCCGGGGCCCCTCGCCCTGGGTCTGCCTCTCTGCGAGCTTCTCCCCATCTCCCTAGCACAATGGGAGGGCCTCCCTTCAGCCCTCAGGGAGCACCCTTGTGGTCCTCACCTCCAGGCAACTCTGCAGGGCCACACGTCTCCCTGTTGGGGGGCAGGTCCTCCAGCCAGAGCCTCTTGGCACACACCCGCCACAACCCTAGATGCGCAGCTTCACACACGCCGCTCGTCCCGTTGCCCCGTTTGGTGCCCAGCTCCACCCAGAACTCGGTGCCCACGGCCAGGACCGCCAGGGCCGTGCCCATGCCGGACAGCAGTAGGGCTAGCTTGATGGGGCCACGGCGCTCACGGGCCAGGCCAGTCCTCTGAGTTCTCCTCCGCACTGTTTCAGCCCGCCGCCTTTCCTCCTCCTGGATGAAAAAGTTAGACCACATCATGGTGGCTGGAGGAGAAGGGGCCCTGCCCCACTGGGCTCCCCCAGGCCCCAGGTGGCCAGCGGGGCCTCCAGGCTAAGGCTCAGCCCCCTGGCCCCCGGCCCCgagcccctctcctctccttggcTGGCCAGGCTCGCCAGCACCCTCTGCTCTGGCTGTGGCCTCCTCCCTGACCcacacagacaggcaggcagcCCTCCCCTTGACCAGGGCCTCTGGGGCTATTTTGGGCCCCACCATGTAAGTAACACCCGCACCTGTTGTGGGTATTTTAAGGGAACAAGTGGAGGGCgggaggctgggggtgggggcaaCTGGAGCCTGGATGCCTGGGTCCTTGAGAGACCAGGGACTGTGAAAAGGGGCGCCGGATCCTTCCAAGGTAGGGAGAGGTGATATCTGGGCTTCCCCTGAGGGAAGTGGGAAGGGGGTGAAATGACAGCCCACACCATTCTCTTCACGGACTTTATTAGACAGGACACCCTGCGGGGTGGGCCATGCAGCCCGAGCCCCAAGCCTGCAGTCCCCCAAGGGAACCAGGGCTGGGGCAGCCGCAGGGCAGAGCCAAGACTAAGCCCACCGGGAGGCCCAGAACAGGCAGTTTGGATCCTGTCATCGGCGGACCCGCCCCTGATTCCTCAGTCCCTCCCGGCGGCCTGGGCCCCGCCATTGTCCTTCAGCATTGCTCCCCATGGCCACTGGTCCCTCTCTGCTTCCATCCATCTGTCTCCCCTCCGAGGCCCCATGTGgcatctctgcctctctccctccggCTCCAAAGAAAGCCTGTATTTGGTGGCTGCCAAAGACCTCTGTGGAGGGCCCTGTTTGTGTCATGTGTCTCCAGGCTCAAGGATTCCGTATCTGGTGGCATCTGGTGGCATTGGAGATGTGCACCTGCCTGGCGCCATCGCCCCTGGCCCTCTCCTTTTGCTTTGTGATTTTCATgatgtttatattatttaatgCCTCTGGATCTCTGCTTATCTTGCAAGTcgactcttcctttccctctctccccctgtctctgtctctgcctttttccctctctctgtctctctgtttctgtctgtttgtctctccctctctctgtctgtttgtctctctttccctctgtctctgtctctgtctctttccctctctctcccctctgtctctgcctttttctctctctctttccctctgtctctgtctgtttgtctctctttccctctctctgtctctgtctctctttccctctctctcccctctgtctctgtctccctctctgtctgtttgtctctttccctctgtttctatctttgtctctctttccctctctgtctctgtctgtctctctttccctctctctgtctgtttgtctctctttccctctctctgtttctgtttttgtctctttgtctctctttccctctcttt from Monodelphis domestica isolate mMonDom1 chromosome 4, mMonDom1.pri, whole genome shotgun sequence includes these protein-coding regions:
- the CACNG6 gene encoding voltage-dependent calcium channel gamma-6 subunit, which translates into the protein MMWSNFFIQEEERRRAETVRRRTQRTGLARERRGPIKLALLLSGMGTALAVLAVGTEFWVELGTKRGNGTSGVCEAAHLGLWRVCAKRLWLEDLPPNRETCGPAELPGEANCSYFRFFTTGENNQILQRTTKKELGVAAAITATLALAITVLGCICVIMVLSKGAEFLLTHAAVCFSLSGVLLLVSLQLFRQGVHALLARTGPAPAPWLGYEYSWSVACALAAAALLLLGGGSFLLLALPSSTWKMCCHQQPGNQGGGGAT